ACCATATTGTTTTTCGACAGTTCGCGTGACCTTGGGACTGACTCAACTGATTCACCGGGCAGGGCGGCCCGTTACACCTGCTGATCGACAGCACAGGCATCAAGGTCGAGGGTGAAGGTGAATGGAACGCGCGAAAGCACGGTGGCACCAAACGCCGTGTCTGGCGCAAGATCCACATTGGAATTGACGAGAAAACATCGAAATCCGGGCTGCAGAGTTCACAACCAGCAATGTCGGCGACGCGCCCATGCTGCCCGAACTTCTCGACCAAATCCCGCCCGATCAGGAGATCGGCAGCGTCACCGCCGACGGTGCCTTCGACACCCGCAAGTGCCATGATGCCATCGCCGCTCGCAGCGCTACGGCCATCATACCACCCCGTATAAATGCCAAACCATGGAAGCCCGATAGCCCCGGGGCGATGGCGCGGAACGAGGCGCTTCGCGCGTCGAAACGCTTCGGTCGAACTATCTGGTGACGATGGAGCGGCTATCACCGCGGGAGCCGCGTCGAGACTAAGATGCATTGTGTCAAACTGCTGTGCCAACGTCTGGCCGCTCGGGATTTCGACCGTCAGGTTGCCGAGTTCCAAGTCCGCGTCGCTATCCTGAACGCCGTCACAGCGCTCGGCATACCCGTCACCGAAGCTGTGGGATGACTCTGTCCGGCGAAAGGGGAACCTCCGCCATCAGCTGATTTGTGAAACAGAGTCACCTCCGGATCATCGACGACGATCTTTGGCAACGGGTGAAGGACAAGCAGGGAGCGATCCGCGAGGAGATGAACCCCGCAGGGGTTCAGGACGGTGGACTTCGCCCCGAGCGGGCCCGCAGCCCGACCTACCTGCTCTCGGGACTGATCAAATGCGGATGCTGCGGGGCAACCTACACACTCATCAACAAGACCCGGTATGGGTGCTCGGCGGTGCGCGACAAGGGAAGCGGCGGAGGCCGCATTGCAGATATCAACGATCGGGTTCAAAGAAGGCAGTTCTCCGAGCGTGCGGCGGCGGCGCAATAACGCCTCGGACGCGCAACGATATTGGGTTGGCAATGCCATGAAGGCTGACGATATGCTGCGGTTGACTTTGCGTCAGACTCCTTAGAGTCTGAGACAAGTTCGGCGGTCGCTGCGAAGCTGAAGGTGTGAACGGAGGGTGGATCATGGAACACAACCGGAACGTGTGCATTGCCGCAAGCCTGGTGGCCGCCGTACTTGGCACATCCGCGCAGGCTCAGGATGCCGATGCTCCTCTGACTTCCTCGCTTGAGCGTCAGGATTGCGCGACCGAGGCGCTCGAGACCCTCGGCGCAGAATGCTACGTCTTCACCGGCGAAGAGAACTGGGACGACCCCAACGGAGACCTGGTGCAAATACCTGTCGCCGTCTTCAATGCGGATGCATCTGAGGGCAACGAGCCACCCGTCTTCTTCTTTCCGGGCGGGCCGGGTTATTCCTCGCTGGGCAATCAGGGGTATCTCGAGCAACTCCTGAAGGATGTCGGCGCGCGGACGCTCGTCACGATGGACCACCGCGGGTTCATCCATGCCGACCCGTCGCTCAGGTGCCCCGGTTATGCGAACGTCTCGCCTTACCACGACATCATCCACACACCGGCGATAACGTCGTCGCCCGATCCGCTTGAGCGGATCAAGCCCGTGGCCGCGCAGGTCGAGGCCTGCTACGACAAGCTGGTGTCGGAAGGGGTCGACCCCGCTCAATACAATCAGTACAGCGTTTCGCGCGACGTTGACGAGATACGCCAGCATCTCGGGTATGACACGATCCGGCCCTACGGTTCCTCGACCGGTAGCGGAACCGCGCTTTCGTATGTCCAGTACTTCCCCGAGGCGGTGGATGCGGCGGTCTTCGGCTGGCCGTGGTTCACGCATCTGCGCAGCCGGGCCGCGGTAGACGAGTTCTACACCGCTAAGCAGCGCTTCACCGAGATCATGGCGTTGTGCGTCGAGCAGAGCGAGGCCTGCCGCGAGTTGCACCCCGACTGGATGGTCGCCATCGACAAGGCCCGCCGAGCACTGGACGAAGATCCTTATGTCGTCGAGGTTGAGGCCGACGGTGGCGAGACCCTGCACTTCGACGGTGCCGCGTTTCTGGACGCGCTCTACCTGATGCTGCCCTCGATGTACGCGGAATTGCCCGTGCTGCTTAATGAGGTTCAGGCCGGGGATCATTCGCGCCTGCAGTCCTTCTTCCTTGTTGACGACTATGTGCCTGAAACGGGGCCCGGCAGCTATGCGCTCGGGTACTTCCTGGCGCATGTCTGCAACGACATGGGCGCGAACCGGCCGAACCCCGAGGATTCGACGGCGGCGATCGCGCGCGAGCCTGCGGTGCTCGGCTTCGAACCACCATGGGTCTGCGCCTGGTGGGGCGAGGACGGTGCTGTCCCCCCAGAGCACAATGACCTGCCGCGTTCGGATGTGCCCGTTCTCGCGATACACGGGCAGATGGACCCGTGCTGTGGTCCGCGTTGGAGCGAGCAGATCGCGCGAACGATGCCGAACGTGCAGTCCATCGTGATGCAGGGCCTTGGCCACAGCCCGGTGAACGAATGCCGTTCGCAGGTGATCCAGGCATTTCTTTTGAACCCGAGTGATGAACTTGATACGTCTTGCGCCGACGAGGTTCCACTCGAGAGCTGGGTGGTCGAGTAACGACCGGCTCATCCGAAACGGCGGCGGCCGCGACACTGCATTGCGCGGCGTCATCGCGCACGGACGGAACTCCTTACCTTACTCACTAAAGCCTTCGACCTTTAACCTGGAGCATATCCTGCGGCCTTGAAGTAATTCCAGCACTCTTCTGGTGAGAAGAGGTCGCAGATTTCTTTGAGAGCATCGAACATATCGGTGAACGTTCTCGCTCCAATTCGGCGCAGATGAACGTTCAGGGGATTGTCACGTAAACCTGTGGCAGTCAGCCAAGGCCTGTTGTTCATAGGTCAAGCGATGCTTGCTGCCGTTTTCCAGCTGTCGAAAGCCTCCAGTCGGTGATAGCGGATGGTCAGGGCTGAGCGGCGACGGGATGGGACAGAGAAGCAGTTGCGGGTTGCTGAATGAACTGCAACGAAGCGTTGCAACCCACCGGGTGATCGGTGGCCTTGCATAGTGCGGTCCCGTTTTCGAAACGGCAGGTGGCTGTTTTCGGCGCGATTATTGAGGCCTTTGTGTGACCAGTGATCGAGGCCGGGTGCGACCTCGCGCTGAGCAGCGCCGTAGGATCGAAGCTTGTCCGTCACAATCCGTTTGGGGATAACGCCAAAGCGCTTCATCAGTTTGACCAGCAGACGCTTTGCCGCCCGCATGTCCCGCCTGGACTGGAGGATCTCGTCCAGAACAATGCCATGCTGATCGACCGCCCGCCAGAGCCAGAACGGTCTGCCCGCAATCTTCACGACGACTTCATCCAAATGCCAGACGTCCCAGGATGGCCCTGCCGTCGTCGCAGATTTCGAGCGATCTGCGGCCCGAATTTGTCGGTCCAGCGCCGGATGCTTTCATAAGATACGTCGATCCCACGTTCCAGTGGTCGTTCCTCAACTTCACGAAGGCTCAGGTTGAAGCGGACGTACAGCCAGACCGCGTGGCCGATGATCTGGGATGGAAAGCGGTAACGCTTATAGCGGCGTGTTCATGGTTGCCAGCTATGGTGAAATCCCGATGCAAACAATCCCGGCTCGGTTTGTGTGACAATCCCGCTAGAGGCCAAACGATCCGAAAGAAGGCAACGTTACCGTGACAACACCCAACGAGCCGATACTATGTTGATTGTCACTGAGAACTGACCCGGTATGAACATTCCAAGTGTCACTGCGACGGCCTTTGGTCTGAGTAGCCAAGCAAACGAAAGTCGTCAGCATAGAGCCGTCGGATCAATCTGCTGGCGCGCGGTGTGAACTCCGGAACAGCTTGCGCTGGCCCGGTGACATTCAGCTGACCCATCTGACCCGGAGCGGGGGCGCGCTGTGCCATGATACGCTGGCGTACAGACTCCCAATCGATGGGCAAATCTTCTGAGCGTATGATATCGACCGGTGTTTGCGCCATGATCGGAGCCAGCAGATCGCTTTGCGGAATGAAATGATCGTTCAGAAGCTTGCGAGGCCAGCGTGCCAATGCAGCCAAGTAGGTTTCGAAGTCATCCTCGGGTTCCAGCCCCATCGCCTTCAACGCTCGAAGCTGTACGCCCTTTCGTACGACTTTGTCGCGATATGCGCTGAGCGCCCGCGTCCACGGATCGCGGACGACCGTGAATACGAACCAATCTGGCCCGATTTGCGGAGCGACTGTGCTGAAATGGCGCATCGGCAGGCGCGGGTCTTGCTGGACCTCGTTCACGCTGGTGGGATCGATCCCCAGTACCGGGCACAGCGCCAGCTTGGTCGAGGAATTCGCCGCCTTGGGGATCGGGACATAGATCACCCGGGCCTCTTCCAGCACCAACACGCGTGCGTCATCGGCCCTCTTGCCGAGAGCATGGTACTTGTAATGATCGCGGACGAGGTTCGCCGCGTGTTTCAGTCTGTCCATCTGACGCTATCCCGGATCGGCTGTCGGCAATCTCGATGTACCGGGGCTGTTCGCCCGGCGGCCTATAATGTTTGAATGGCGGTTCAAGTAAAAAGCTGCCAAGCATTCTTTTTTATCAGCTTATGCGCCAGACGCATCTCCCGCAGGTGGTTATGTGGGTCACGGGTTCGTTCCGAATGGTGAATGCTGAGCGTCGCCTTCCAGTCGAAGCCGAATACAGCCACATCTTTCCGACCCAGCTTGTCCAGGAGATAAAGAACCTGCATTCCCGCCGTAGGACGCGCGTGCAGCCTGTTCATCAATTCGATCGAGATGCGCATGGGATACGGAAGGATCGGCATCCCCAGATCCACGCCATCCAAGAAATCGGAGTGAAGGTCAAAATATTGTGTAAATATCAATTTTTTGAAGGCGGGTGGGTGTGCCTTGTAGTGATCCAGGGACCTTGCCTGTGACGTCACTCCTATATCCCAACGCGTTCCCTGTGCGCTCGGCTCTGTGATCTGGGCGCGGTTGAAGCGGATCGTGGGGCGCTTGTCGATCTCCGCTCCATAGCGATGCGACAGGATACTTCGGGCGTTTCCGACGACCGAAAGAGCGGCGGGAAGCGCCGCATCAAGCGCGTCAATCTGCGCCTCGTACACCTGATCGCCGGGATCCGTGGCCTCGTGATCATCCACGCGGCCCTTTCTGCGTCGGGTCTGTTGCCAGATGGCGAAATAGCTACCGAGCCTCGGCATGAGCATCTCCAAATGTGTTGCAGACCCTACTGTTTCGACAATTCAAGTCTGGGGCAAGAGGCGGTAAAATGACGTGTTGCGATTGCTGCCGGGCTGATGCTAGCTGACATTACGTCGCGCCAGTTGGACCCAGGCAGGCAGGATGACAGATGGCAAGAACGGATTTCAATGGAGAAAAAGATGACCCCAGCCCTGAAGATCTATGTCGGTCACGATTCCCGCGAAGACATCGCTTGGCAAGTCTGCCAGCATTCGATCCTCAGAAACGCGTCATCCCCCGTAGAGATCCACCCGCTCAAGCAGCCCGCACTGCGCGAGCTGGGCCTCTATACGCGTGACATGGACAATGCGAGCACGGAATTTTCGCTCACCCGGTTCCTGACCCCTTATCTAGCGGCGCATGACGGCTGGTCGATCTTCATGGATTGCGATTTCCTCGTTTCGGATGACATCTGGAAGGTGCTCGACGGGTTGGACCCGTCCAAAGCCCTGTTCTGTGTGCAGCACGACTACACGCCATCGCACACGACAAAGATGGATGGTAAGCAACAGACTGTCTATCCACGAAAAAACTGGTCGTCCTTCATGCTGTTCAACGGTGCGCATCCGTCAGTCAAGGCGCTGACCCCGAAGGTCGTCAACCAGCAGTCCCCGGCTTTCCTGCACCGTTTCGAATGGGTGGATGACAGTGATCTCGGCAGGCTCGACCTGACATGGAATTTTCTGGAAGGGGAGTATGACAAACCTGCAGAAATTCCCAATTGCGTTCATTACACGAATGGCGGCCCCTGGTTCGACAATTGGCAGAATGTCGACTTCGCGGATGAGTGGCGCGCAGAACGAAATCTGTATGAAGCGAAGCGCTTGGCCGTCTGACAGTCGGCACAATCACGGCTGACGGATTCACCGGATTCGCCATTTTGGCAAAGACTGCGACGGGCCTAGCTAAATCATGTCGGAGCAACGGCATAAGACATGGAGATCATAAGCTCTGGCCAATCGCGTTCAACCCGGGGCACATCAATCAGATGACGGAACAAACGTCCTTTGTGCTTCGGCTCGAAAACGTATCACGCCGGTTCGGTCGCAGGCTGGCATTGCCGGGAATTTTTCTACAGATAGTCAAAATCACGAAACCAAGGATATCCAATGGGGTTCTGTCGCGAATCTTCTTAACGGTTGTGTTCAGCCGCCGCCGGGACACAATTATGCTGCGAGCGCCGAAAACTGCTGAAACGCGGTGAGGTCATTGGTGTCGAGTTGCCCCTTTCGGATCATGTGTGCAGTCTCGATCCCAGCCAGTGTTGCGGTGCCTGAATGGAAGGCCTTAAAGCCAAGCATTGGGCGCGTGATCCGCTTGATGAAGCGGTGGTCTTGTTCCAGAATGTTGTTGAGGTATTTGACCTGCCGGATCTCGACGGTACGGCCAGCGCTGGTGAATTTCAGGATTACATTCACGGCTTTCAGGCCAGCCAGATTGGCATCACTCTCGTCGATTACGATCCGGTCCGGCACACCGTTTGCGCCGATCGCCCGCTTGAAAAACCGCCGGGCAGCCGCCAGATCCCGGCGGTCAGATAACATGAACTCAAGGGTCTGGCCGTTGCGATCGACCGCCCGGTAAAGCTATGTCCACCGGCCTTTCACCTTGATGTAGGTCTCATCCATCCGCCAGGACGTGGCCGTAGGCCACTTCCTCGCCTGCGCCCGAGCCGCGATTAGCGGTAAGAACTTCACAACCCAGCGATTCAGTGTCGCATGATCGACATCTGTTTCGAGAGTAAGGGCAAATTGGCGGATCGGCTGACCGGCGATGCGCTCGCTGCGCCGATCAGCCGGGCGTGGAAAAGTTATTGGCACGACGCGCAGCGTGACGGCGTCACCTGCGGCCCAGGCGATCAAGCTGCGGTCGCGCCTGGGATCAGTAGAACGCGGTCTCGCCGGCATCCACCGAGATCGTGGTGCCCTTTTCGCCGCGGACGGCGGCGGGCACGTCGGCGAGCGAACAGATGATCGCGCGCTTGCCGGTCGTGCGGGCGAAGTCCTGCGCGGCCTCTACCTTGGGTCCCATCGAGCCGGCCGGGAAGTCGAAGGCGTCCATCGCGTCCGGCGTCGCCGAACGGATCGCCCGCTGCTCCGGCTTGCCCCAGTCGAGATAGACGGCGTCGGCATCGGTGGCGATGACGAGACAGTCGGCGCCGATATCCTTGGCCAGCAGGCACGAGGCCAGGTCCTTGTCGATCACCGCCTCGACACCGACCAGCTTTCGGTCCGCGCCCTTCTGGTACATGGTCGGAATGCCGCCGCCGCCGGCTGCGATCACCGTCACGCCCTTCTCCAGCAGCCATTCGATCGCCTGCTTCTGGAAGATCTGCTTGGGCTTGGGCGAGGGTACGACGCGGCGCCACTTGTTCCCGTCGGGCTTCATGACCCAGCCCCTGGACTCAGTCTCGGCCTTCGCCTCGGCCTCGTCATAGATCTTGCCGATAAACTTGGTGGGATCCCGGAAGGCCGGGTCTTCCGGGTCCACCTCGATCATCGTCAGAACCGTCGCGACATGGTGTTCGAGCGGCAGCAGGTTGCCCAGCTCCTGCTCGATCATGTAGCCGATCATGCCCATCGTCTCGCCCACCAGGACGTCGAGGGGGTAGTCCTCGACCTCGGTGTTCATGATTTCCTGCAGGGCCAGCAGCCCGACCTGCGGGCCGTTGCCATGGGTGATGACGGTATCATGCGTCTCGCACAGCGGCGCCAGGGCCTCGGCGGCGATGCGGGCGTTGCGGCGCTGGTTCCCCGCCGTCATCGCCTCGCCCCGTTTCAAAAGCGCGTTGCCGCCAAGCGCAACGACGATGCGTCCCATGGCTCAGCTCCCCAGGGTGGCGACGAGGATCGCCTTGATCGTGTGCAGACGGTTCTCGGCCTGTTCGAAGGCGACGTTCATGTTGCTTTCGAATACCTCCTCGGTGACCTCCATCTCGGAGATGCCGAACTTCTCGTAGATGTCCTGACCGACCTTGGTCTCGGTGTTGTGGAAGGCCGGAAGGCAGTGCATGAACTTCACCGTCGGATTGCCGGTCTTCTTCATGACATCCATGTTGACCTGGTAGGGCATCAGCAGCTTGATCCGCTCTTCCCAGACCTCCTTGGGTTCGCCCATCGACACCCAGACATCGGTATGGATGAAATCGACGCCCTTCACGCCTTCGCCGACATCGGCGGTGATGGTGATGCGGGCACCGGTTTCCTTGGCGCGTTCGCGGGCCAGGTCCTGGATTTCCTCGTGCGGCTGGTTGGCCTTGGGCGCGACCATGCGCACGTCGCAGCCCATGATGGAGCCAAGGAGCAGCAGCGAGTTGCCCATGTTGTTGCGCGCATCGCCGAGATAGGCATAGGCGATCTCGGTGCGCGGCTTCTCGGAATGCTCGACCATGGTCAGCATATCGGCCAGCATCTGGGTCGGGTGCCAATCGTCGGTCAGGCCGTTATAGACCGGCACGCCAGCGAATTCGGCCAGTTGTTCGACCGCCGCCTGACCGGAGCCGCGGAACTCGATTGCGTCGAACATGCGGCCCAGGACGCGGGCGGTGTCCTTCATCGATTCCTTGTGGCCGATCTGCGACCCCGACGGATCGAGATAGGTGACATGCGCGCCCTGGTCGTGGCAGGCAACCTCGAAGGCGCAGCGGGTGCGGGTCGAGGTCTTTTCGAAGATCAGGCAGATTTCCTTGCCCTTCAGGGTTTCCTGTTCGTAGCCACCGTACTTGGCGCGCTTCAGGTCGCGCGACAGGTCCAGAAGGTACAGCATTTCGCGCTGGCTGAAGTCCGACAGTTTCAGATAGCTGCGGCCCTTGAGATTGAACGACATGAGAGATCTCCGCGGATTGGGGGAAGGTGCTGTGGCCGCGAGGGAGGAAGCCCCGCGACCAGCGAAACTCAGTAGGCGGGGTCGCGCAGGATGGGACAGGTCATGCAGTGCCCACCGCCGCGCCCACGGCCCAGCTCCTGTCCGCTGATGGTGATGACCTCAATGCCGGCCTTGCGCATCAGCGTGTTGGTGTAGGTGTTGCGGTCGTAGCCGACGACGACACCCGGTTCGAGCGCGACGACGTTGTTGCCGTCGTCCCACTGCTCGCGTTCCTGCTGGAACTCGTTGCCGCCCGTACCGATGACATGCAGGTCCGACAGGCCGAGCGCGTCCTTGTAAACGTCGAACAGGTGGCCCGGCTCCAGCCGCAGGTCGATGGGCAGGTTGCCCTCGCCGGGACGCATCGAGAAGCAGCGGATTTCGTCCACCACCTCGCGGAATGCGGTGACCTTGTCGTGGTCGAGCGCGGTGAAGACGGTGTCCAGGTGCATCGCGGCGCGCGATTTCGGCATCTGGCAGGCGATGACGCGTTCGGCCGCGCCGTTTTCGAACAACGACATGGCAACTTGCGAAACTGCCTGGCTGGTGGTCCGCTCACCCATGCCGATCAGCACGAGGCCGTTGCCGATGGGCATGACGTCGCCGCCTTCCATCGAGCTGTGGCCCCAGTCTTCGTCGCTGTCGCCCCACCAGATTTTGAAATCGGCTTCCTTGAACATCGGGTGGTACTTGTAGACGGTTCGCTGGATCAGCGTTTCGCCCTTGCGCGCCGGCCAGAACATCGGGTTGACGGTGACGCCGCCATAGATCCAGCAGGATGGGTCGCGCTGGAACAGCGCGTTGGGGATCGGGTTGAGCAGGAACTCGTCGTGTTCGCGCTGCGCCCGCAGTTGATCAGACAGCATTTCCGGTGGAAGATCATCAATGGTTATGCCGCCAAGCAGGTGCCGGGCCAGCGTCTTACCATCCAGTTCATCCAGCCAGGGGCGAATAATTGCAGCAACGGTCGGGCCAAGGTAATTCTTGGTGATCCGCCGGTCGAGCAGAAATCTCCGACCCTCGGGGACTTGCTCCAACACCTCCGCCAAAAGATCCTGGATGTCGTAGACGTCGACATCGCGGTCCTTCATCTTCAGGACGAAATCCGCATGGTCGGACCGCGCCTTCTGTACCCAGATCACGTCGTCGAACAGCAGTTCTTCGGCGTTGCGGGGCGTCAGTCGCTCATGCGCCAGCGAGGGGCGCGAGACGATCACCTTGCGCAGCTTGCCGATCTCAGAATGGACACCGAATTGCATCTCTGATCCTTTCTCAGTTGAGACTTTCTTCATGCCCGTCGGATATGACAGTGACGTTACGCCATTTTATCCAGACGTGGATGGGGATTCCGGCCATCAGCAGCAGCACGCCGAAGAAGACCGTGGTCTGACCCGCGCCCCACAATGCCCAGACCGAGTAGACAAAGCCGAGCATGCCCAGCACGGCGGCCTTCGCCACTTCGGGGCGGTTCATGCGGGCGTGGCCGTCGCGCAGCCGGATCATGACCTCGGCCAGCGCACATAGCGCATAGGGCAGCAGGCTGGACATCACCGCCAGCAGGATGATGACGTTGAAGGTCTCGACCAGCCCGTTGGCGAGGTTGATGACGATCAGCAGCGAGGCGAGGAAATTCGACAGGATCAGGGCGTTGGCGGGCGTGCCGTACTGGCTGACCACGCCCAGCTGTCGTGGGAAGACATGGTCGAGCGCGGCGCCGTAGGGCACCTGGCCGGTCAGCAGGGTGAACCCGTTCAGCGTTCCGATGGTCGACACCACCGCGCCGAGGGCGACGAAGATCCCCCCGGCCGGTCCCCAGATCACCCGCGCGACGTCGGCCAGCGGCGAGGCCGAGGCAGCTAATTCGGCTGAGGGCAGTACGCCGATGCTGACGGCCGTGACGGCCATGTAGACGATTGCGGCTATCAGCACACCGATGACCGTGGCCCGCGGGATCGTCCGTTCGGGATCGATGACGTCGCCGGCCGGTACGGTGGCCGATTCCAGCCCCAGGTAGGCCCACAGCGTCAGCGCCGCGGCTGCGGTGACGGCGGCGAAGCCGCTTCCGTCGGACTGATTGAACGGCTTGTAGTATTGCGGATCAATCATGAAGGCGCCGAACAGGATGACGGCCAGCAGCGGAACCAGTTTGGCCACGGTGGTCACGGTCTGGACGAAGCCGGCGCTGGAGACGCCGCGGATATTGATCAGGGTCAGGGTCCAGATCGCGATCAGCGCCGTTGCCAGGCTGTAGGCCTTGGACGCCGCGATGGCGGGAAACAGGAACCCGAGATAGCCGGTCAGCGCGACGGCGACGGCAGCATTGCCGGTCCACAGCGCGATCCAGTAGCCCCAGGCGATCAGGAAGCCGGTGAATTCCCCGTAGGCCTCGGCCGAGTAAGCGTAGGGCCCGCCGGTGCGGGGCACCAGCCGCGCCAGCCGGCCGAAGATTACGGCCAGCACCAGCGCGCCGGCCGAGGTCAGAACCCACCCGAGCATCGAGATCGGACCGAATGCTGCCAGCGAGGCGGGCAACAGAAAGATGCCCGATCCGATCATGTTGCCGACGACAAGCGCGATACAGGCGGTCAGTCCCAGCGACCCAGATTGCCTGCTGCCTGGTGAATTCTCCAACATTGGCAGCCGTTACTCTGCTGCCGCGGGGGTCTCGGTCGCCGTCGGGGCGGACGTTGCCGGCCCGGCAGGATCCGTGGGATCGAGAACCGCGGCGGACAGGCTGAGGCTGGCCATGATAATCACCGCGAGGATCAGCAGCAGGGGCGCGACGAAGCGAAGCCACTTGTCATAGGCAATGCGCCCGATCGCCAGCCCGCCCATGACCACCGCGAAGGTCGGGTTGAACAGGTTCACCCAGCCGCTGGCCGACTGGTAGGCTGTCACCGTCAGTTCGCGGCCGACACCGGCGAAATCCGACAGCGGCGCCAGGATCGGCATTGCCAGCACCGCCAGGCCCGACGAGGACGGCACCAGGAAGGACAGGACCACGTTGACCCCGAACATCAGGTTGATGAAGCCGATCTCGCCCCAGCCGCCGAACAGGCTTTCCAGCGCGTTCAGGATGGTGTCGGTGATCATGCCGTTATCCATGACGACGACGATGCCGCGGGCCACCCCGATGATTAGCGCCACGCCCAGAAGGTCACGCGCCCCGTCGATGAACGTGTCGATGAACTCGGCTTCTCCGAAGGAGGTTTCCTTGGCGAACCTGCCGATGACCCACACGAGGATGGCCATGCCGAGGAACAGCGCCGACATCTCGCCCATCCACCAGTCCTGGGTGATGACACCCCACAGCATGATCGCGAAGGTCAGGGCGAAGAGCAGCAGGATGATACCGCGCATCCGGGTGAACTCGGGCAGCGTGTCCGCGCCGCCGGCCTTGAGGAAATGGCGGCGGTGTTCGGCCATTTGGTCGGCAACGACCGAGCGGGAATTGTCCGCCTTCACCCGGCTGGCGTAGCGCATCACGAAGGCGATCCCGGCCAGCAGCGACAGCACCAGGATAACGAAGCGCAGTATCAGCCCGTCCTGGATCGTCGTGCCCGCCGCGTTCGAGGCGATCACGGTGGCAAATGCATTGAACGTGGATCCCATCGTGCCGATCCCGGCGCCCAGCAGGATCACCGCCACGCCGGTCATGGCGTCGTACCCGGCGCGGATCATCACCGGGATGACGATGGCGTAGAAGGCCAGGCTTTCCTCGGCCATGCCGTAGGTCGTGCCGCCGGCGGCGAAGGCCGTCATCAGGATCGGGATCATGAGGATCTCGCGGCCCTTGAGGTGATGCAACAGCCAGCCGATCCCGGCGTCGATGGCGCCGGTGCGCGTGAGGACTGCCAGGAAACCGCCGATGATCAGCACGAACAGCGCGATGTCGATCGCCTGGGCCGTGCCCTCGAACGGATCGTAGAGCCCCTCGATCGGCGCCATCAGGACATCGACCCAGCCTTGTGGGTCCGGTTCGACATGGTGATAGGTGCCCGGCACCGGCGCGTCGCCTCCGAGTGCCTCGTTATAAGCGCGGTCGTACTGGCCGGCGGGGATCACCCAAGTCAGTGCCGCGACGATTGCGATGAGCACGAACAGGATCGTGAAGGCAGACGGAAAGCGGAAACCGGACATGCAAGCCCCTTCATGTGGGAGTAGAATCGTCGAGTCTTAGTTTACGTTACGTTTCATGACGCTACGCTGACAATCATCCATTCGAACTTGTCGATGTTCACGTTTCCGTTACCTTCTGCCGGCAGGCGACAGGCCGCCACCCAGGTGTCACCGGCGCCTCCCGAGGCCCTGCGTCCCTTTGGTCGCTGCGGAATTCTGGCCTTCCGGGTCGGAT
This genomic window from Qingshengfaniella alkalisoli contains:
- a CDS encoding YfcC family protein, with the translated sequence MSGFRFPSAFTILFVLIAIVAALTWVIPAGQYDRAYNEALGGDAPVPGTYHHVEPDPQGWVDVLMAPIEGLYDPFEGTAQAIDIALFVLIIGGFLAVLTRTGAIDAGIGWLLHHLKGREILMIPILMTAFAAGGTTYGMAEESLAFYAIVIPVMIRAGYDAMTGVAVILLGAGIGTMGSTFNAFATVIASNAAGTTIQDGLILRFVILVLSLLAGIAFVMRYASRVKADNSRSVVADQMAEHRRHFLKAGGADTLPEFTRMRGIILLLFALTFAIMLWGVITQDWWMGEMSALFLGMAILVWVIGRFAKETSFGEAEFIDTFIDGARDLLGVALIIGVARGIVVVMDNGMITDTILNALESLFGGWGEIGFINLMFGVNVVLSFLVPSSSGLAVLAMPILAPLSDFAGVGRELTVTAYQSASGWVNLFNPTFAVVMGGLAIGRIAYDKWLRFVAPLLLILAVIIMASLSLSAAVLDPTDPAGPATSAPTATETPAAAE
- a CDS encoding amino acid permease, which translates into the protein MLENSPGSRQSGSLGLTACIALVVGNMIGSGIFLLPASLAAFGPISMLGWVLTSAGALVLAVIFGRLARLVPRTGGPYAYSAEAYGEFTGFLIAWGYWIALWTGNAAVAVALTGYLGFLFPAIAASKAYSLATALIAIWTLTLINIRGVSSAGFVQTVTTVAKLVPLLAVILFGAFMIDPQYYKPFNQSDGSGFAAVTAAAALTLWAYLGLESATVPAGDVIDPERTIPRATVIGVLIAAIVYMAVTAVSIGVLPSAELAASASPLADVARVIWGPAGGIFVALGAVVSTIGTLNGFTLLTGQVPYGAALDHVFPRQLGVVSQYGTPANALILSNFLASLLIVINLANGLVETFNVIILLAVMSSLLPYALCALAEVMIRLRDGHARMNRPEVAKAAVLGMLGFVYSVWALWGAGQTTVFFGVLLLMAGIPIHVWIKWRNVTVISDGHEESLN